One region of Microcoleus sp. FACHB-68 genomic DNA includes:
- a CDS encoding redoxin domain-containing protein has protein sequence MLDSTRTISVGDHAPLFALENQDESIVVLRDGVGKPSLLIFYANDDIPGCRDIACAFRDVMPTFKELDVQIFAISSNPPPSRQVFAKQHNIPYPLLFDFNNEISQQYGVCYPADANDSSILTYNRIAFLLDINLRVVKIYPLVDLQPAMGEILKDIKTVFPREEPRHLTMQAPVLLIPNVLDLKLCRELMYIWETEGNEESGSMRRQGDKTIGVINYNHKIRRDHFIQKTERLTVLDRILKRRIFPEIYKAFNFEVSRREDYRIACYDASRGGFFRPHRDNTTGGTAHRRFAMTLNLNADEYEGGYLRFPEYGPHLYKPETGSAVIFSCTLMHEATDVTAGRRFVLLSFLYGEKEAQQREAYEKQTLNDYNNFIKLS, from the coding sequence ATGCTAGACTCAACAAGAACTATAAGTGTTGGAGATCATGCCCCTCTTTTTGCTTTAGAAAATCAAGATGAAAGCATAGTAGTTTTAAGAGATGGGGTGGGGAAACCTTCACTTCTGATATTTTACGCAAATGACGATATTCCAGGCTGCCGGGATATTGCTTGTGCGTTTAGAGATGTCATGCCAACTTTTAAAGAGCTGGATGTACAGATATTTGCAATTAGCTCAAATCCTCCTCCGTCGCGTCAGGTATTTGCGAAACAACACAATATTCCCTATCCGCTTCTTTTTGACTTTAACAACGAAATTAGCCAGCAGTATGGAGTTTGCTATCCAGCCGATGCGAATGATAGCTCAATTCTTACTTACAATCGGATTGCCTTTCTCCTAGATATCAATCTGCGAGTCGTCAAAATTTATCCTCTTGTAGATTTGCAGCCGGCTATGGGAGAAATATTGAAAGACATTAAGACAGTATTTCCGCGAGAAGAACCTCGCCACCTCACGATGCAAGCGCCGGTTTTGTTAATTCCCAATGTGCTGGATCTAAAGCTCTGTCGTGAACTGATGTATATTTGGGAAACAGAAGGTAATGAAGAATCAGGTTCAATGCGCCGGCAAGGTGACAAGACAATAGGAGTGATCAATTACAACCATAAAATTCGACGAGATCACTTTATCCAAAAAACCGAACGGCTAACAGTTTTGGATCGAATTTTAAAACGGCGAATTTTCCCTGAAATTTACAAAGCTTTTAATTTTGAAGTGAGCCGGCGTGAAGATTACCGCATAGCCTGCTACGATGCAAGTCGCGGTGGTTTTTTCAGACCTCACCGCGATAATACGACGGGAGGAACTGCACACCGGCGCTTTGCGATGACGCTAAATTTAAATGCGGATGAGTATGAAGGAGGATATTTAAGATTTCCTGAATATGGCCCTCATCTTTACAAGCCTGAGACAGGAAGCGCTGTGATTTTCTCTTGCACACTCATGCACGAAGCAACAGATGTAACAGCCGGTCGTCGTTTTGTCCTTCTTTCCTTCTTATATGGAGAAAAGGAAGCTCAGCAGCGAGAAGCTTATGAAAAGCAAACTTTAAACGATTACAACAATTTCATCAAATTGAGTTGA
- a CDS encoding GNAT family N-acetyltransferase gives MAAGNSSAILRSSVPADVPVLFQLIQAKAEFDQQSHTFTGNAGSLSEHLFGLRPYAEAIIAEHADQVVGFALFFYNYSTFLTKPGIYIEDLFIFPEYRQKGIGKAILTYLAQQAVIRDCGRLEWTVAIWNEPAINFYQNLGASVLPDWRICRVAGDSILNLASQT, from the coding sequence CTGGCAGCAGGAAACTCATCGGCAATTTTGCGTTCATCTGTGCCGGCAGATGTACCTGTCTTATTTCAATTAATTCAAGCAAAAGCTGAGTTTGATCAGCAATCGCACACATTCACAGGAAATGCCGGCAGTCTCTCAGAACACCTGTTCGGTTTGCGGCCCTATGCTGAAGCAATTATTGCAGAACACGCAGATCAAGTGGTTGGCTTTGCTTTATTTTTTTATAACTATTCCACTTTTTTAACAAAACCGGGAATTTATATCGAAGACCTCTTCATTTTCCCAGAATATCGGCAGAAAGGTATCGGGAAAGCGATATTAACTTATTTGGCTCAACAAGCTGTTATTCGCGATTGCGGGAGGTTGGAATGGACAGTTGCGATTTGGAACGAGCCGGCGATTAATTTTTATCAGAATTTGGGCGCTTCTGTATTGCCAGACTGGCGAATTTGTCGCGTTGCCGGTGATTCTATCCTTAACTTAGCGTCCCAAACGTAA
- a CDS encoding RNA polymerase sigma factor, RpoD/SigA family: MTATKPSSGYYKTATDDSIGAFFKEMGRYPLLTQEEEATLARSVQELVALEALQEKLANQLDRAPTPAELAAEVGLSETQLQYRLHRCRSAKQKMIRSNLRLVVSLAKRYLNRGVPFQDLIQEGALGLNRAAEKFDPDKGYKFSTYAYWWIRQGITRNLANNSRTIRLPIHIVEQLNKLKYAMRELKGTLHRNPTEAELTKALEISPEKLQQLQQLRMQSLSLNHQIGQEESTELMDVLEDAQTPSPEAQVSERMRRQDVWEVLGEVLTQREQEIIALRYGLMNGEPRTLDEVSRLFDLSCERVRQIQARAMRKLRLPNVAKRLKSWLR; encoded by the coding sequence ATGACAGCGACTAAACCTTCATCCGGTTATTACAAAACGGCTACAGATGATTCAATCGGCGCATTTTTTAAGGAAATGGGCCGCTACCCACTCCTGACGCAGGAGGAAGAGGCGACGCTAGCGCGTTCCGTTCAAGAATTAGTTGCCCTAGAAGCGCTACAGGAAAAATTAGCAAATCAATTAGATCGCGCACCAACGCCGGCAGAATTAGCAGCAGAGGTCGGGTTAAGTGAAACCCAGCTACAATACCGGCTCCATCGCTGCCGTAGTGCGAAACAGAAGATGATTCGCTCGAATTTAAGGTTAGTTGTCTCCCTGGCTAAGCGATATCTCAATCGGGGAGTGCCGTTTCAGGATTTGATTCAGGAAGGCGCTTTAGGACTAAATCGGGCGGCGGAAAAGTTCGATCCCGATAAAGGTTATAAGTTTTCTACCTATGCTTATTGGTGGATTCGTCAGGGAATTACCCGAAACCTCGCTAATAATTCTCGAACAATTCGTTTGCCCATTCATATTGTTGAACAGCTTAATAAACTTAAATACGCGATGCGCGAACTTAAGGGAACGCTGCATCGCAATCCGACAGAAGCGGAACTAACAAAAGCTTTAGAAATTTCTCCAGAAAAGTTACAACAACTGCAACAGTTGCGAATGCAATCACTCTCTCTTAACCACCAAATTGGTCAGGAAGAGTCTACAGAATTGATGGATGTGCTGGAAGATGCTCAGACGCCATCACCTGAAGCGCAAGTGAGTGAAAGAATGCGCCGGCAGGATGTGTGGGAGGTTTTAGGCGAGGTGCTGACGCAGCGGGAACAAGAGATTATTGCTTTACGTTATGGATTGATGAATGGTGAACCCCGCACCTTAGATGAGGTGAGCCGGCTGTTCGACTTATCCTGTGAGCGGGTGCGTCAAATTCAAGCTAGAGCCATGCGGAAACTTCGGTTGCCGAATGTTGCAAAACGCTTAAAAAGTTGGCTGCGATAG
- the priA gene encoding primosomal protein N': MYKYKCDFDVITGIVAEPGESYRAGTAQQQWIEVLVDCPGAQGLFTYRLPAGLEIQPGDILTVPFGSQSLGAIAVRFVDHLPADLTPDQIREVEDVVSTGFFPITYWQLLEQVANYYYTPLIQVIRAALPPGLLGRAQRRIRLSRTQLPNPSATEAFLSPVARQILELLQASKTGDYTWQYIQRQIRGANRGLRELLKRGWVESYLEPPTQAKPKQQQAVTLVTETFPTDLTARQREVLEVLRRRGGELSVTELLQTCSTSSSTIKKLEEKGCVVIQLREVLRIPVEPAQPADQPKELTDHQRCAVEAIAGINGFAQVLLHGVTGSGKTEVYLQAIAPVLQRGESALVLVPEIGLTPQLTDRFRARFGQKVCVYHSALSDGERYDTWRQMLTGTPQVVIGTRSAIFAPLPQIGLIVLDEEYDSSFKQDQPAPTYHARTVAQWRAELTNCPLILGSATPALETWIEVKGKEGENAPCPMPHSPSPTHYLSLPERVHSRPMPPVEVVDMRLELRAGNRSIFSRSLQDALSRLQATGEQGILFIHRRGHSTFVSCRSCGYVIECPNCDVSLSYHYTHEGAAEVLRCHYCNYGQLHPERCPECSSPYLKNFGSGTQRVEEELGKQFPQLRVIRFDSDTTRTKGAHRNLLTRFANREADLLVGTQMLTKGLDLPQVTLVGVVAADGLLNLADFRAAERAVQTLMQVAGRAGRGDDPGRVIVQTYSPEHPALTAVRRHDYEQFIAAELEQRAALNYPPYGRLILLRLSGADEAEVEATAERLVSVLQPASEVPVFEILGPAPAPIMRVANRYRWHILLKFPLDLPFDLPAFESLRAVCPGSVSLTIDVDPLNLG; this comes from the coding sequence ATGTATAAATATAAATGTGATTTTGATGTCATCACCGGCATCGTCGCGGAACCAGGGGAATCTTATCGAGCCGGCACAGCGCAACAGCAGTGGATAGAAGTTCTAGTAGATTGTCCCGGTGCCCAAGGACTTTTTACTTACCGGCTGCCGGCAGGTTTAGAAATCCAACCTGGAGATATTTTAACGGTTCCCTTTGGCTCACAAAGCCTTGGCGCGATCGCTGTGCGATTCGTTGATCACCTACCGGCTGATTTAACACCCGATCAAATTCGAGAAGTCGAGGATGTCGTCAGCACCGGCTTCTTCCCCATCACTTATTGGCAACTCCTCGAACAAGTTGCAAATTACTACTACACTCCCCTGATTCAAGTCATTCGCGCCGCCCTGCCTCCAGGTTTGCTAGGGCGAGCACAGCGCCGCATTCGCCTCAGCAGAACACAATTACCCAATCCATCGGCAACTGAAGCCTTCCTCTCACCCGTTGCCCGTCAGATTCTAGAATTACTGCAAGCCTCAAAAACCGGCGATTATACATGGCAGTATATCCAGCGCCAAATCAGAGGTGCCAACCGAGGACTGCGAGAATTATTGAAACGGGGTTGGGTGGAAAGCTACTTAGAACCTCCCACCCAGGCTAAACCCAAGCAACAGCAAGCCGTAACTCTGGTGACAGAGACTTTTCCCACCGATCTCACTGCGCGGCAGCGGGAAGTTTTAGAAGTGCTGAGGCGTCGTGGTGGCGAATTATCGGTGACTGAATTGCTGCAAACGTGCAGTACCAGTTCATCTACCATCAAGAAGCTAGAGGAAAAAGGCTGCGTTGTGATTCAACTGCGCGAAGTGTTGCGAATCCCCGTCGAGCCGGCGCAACCAGCAGACCAACCCAAAGAATTGACAGATCATCAAAGATGTGCAGTCGAAGCAATTGCCGGCATAAATGGATTCGCTCAAGTTTTGTTGCATGGCGTCACCGGCTCAGGCAAAACAGAAGTTTACCTACAAGCAATCGCGCCGGTTTTGCAACGCGGTGAATCCGCCCTCGTGCTTGTCCCCGAAATTGGCCTTACGCCCCAACTCACTGACCGATTCCGGGCACGATTTGGCCAGAAAGTTTGTGTTTATCACAGCGCCCTTTCTGATGGGGAGAGATACGACACCTGGCGACAAATGCTCACCGGCACCCCTCAAGTCGTCATCGGCACCCGTTCTGCGATTTTTGCGCCGTTGCCCCAAATCGGACTAATCGTCTTAGATGAAGAGTACGATTCCAGTTTCAAACAAGATCAGCCGGCACCTACCTACCACGCTCGAACCGTCGCCCAATGGCGAGCAGAACTCACTAACTGCCCCTTAATATTAGGTTCTGCCACGCCTGCTTTAGAGACTTGGATAGAGGTAAAAGGGAAAGAGGGAGAGAATGCCCCATGCCCCATGCCCCATTCCCCATCCCCCACCCACTATTTATCTTTACCAGAGCGTGTCCACTCGCGCCCAATGCCGCCGGTGGAAGTGGTGGATATGCGCCTAGAATTGCGTGCCGGCAATCGTTCCATTTTTAGCCGGTCGCTTCAAGACGCTTTGAGCCGGCTTCAGGCAACAGGTGAGCAAGGCATCCTATTCATTCACCGGCGAGGACACAGCACCTTCGTTTCTTGCCGCAGCTGCGGGTATGTGATTGAGTGCCCAAACTGTGACGTGTCTCTGTCTTATCACTACACCCATGAAGGTGCGGCAGAAGTGTTGCGCTGTCACTACTGCAACTATGGACAACTGCACCCGGAACGATGTCCAGAATGCAGTTCACCTTACCTAAAAAACTTCGGCAGTGGCACTCAGCGGGTTGAGGAAGAATTAGGCAAGCAGTTTCCCCAATTGCGCGTGATTCGGTTTGATAGCGATACCACGCGCACGAAGGGCGCACACCGCAACCTATTAACCCGATTTGCCAACCGGGAAGCTGATCTTTTAGTGGGGACGCAAATGCTCACAAAAGGCTTGGATCTGCCACAGGTGACGTTAGTGGGGGTTGTGGCGGCTGATGGGTTGCTAAATTTGGCGGATTTTCGGGCAGCGGAAAGGGCGGTGCAAACGCTGATGCAAGTAGCCGGTCGTGCCGGCAGAGGGGACGATCCAGGGCGCGTGATTGTTCAAACCTACTCGCCCGAACATCCAGCCCTCACAGCGGTGCGCCGGCATGATTATGAGCAGTTTATTGCGGCGGAATTGGAACAACGGGCGGCGCTGAATTACCCACCCTACGGGCGTTTGATTTTGTTGCGATTAAGTGGTGCGGATGAGGCGGAAGTTGAGGCAACTGCTGAGCGTTTGGTTTCTGTATTGCAGCCGGCATCCGAAGTTCCTGTTTTTGAAATTTTAGGGCCGGCACCGGCACCGATCATGCGGGTGGCGAATCGCTATCGGTGGCATATTTTGCTAAAGTTTCCCCTTGATCTGCCGTTTGATCTGCCGGCTTTCGAGAGTTTACGCGCCGTTTGTCCAGGTTCGGTTAGTTTAACAATTGATGTTGACCCGTTAAATTTAGGGTAA
- a CDS encoding DUF2854 domain-containing protein — protein sequence MLRQTSLGSLGLWIGGFLTIVGFGAYFSDNATLNLAGFFYGIPLLLGGLALKASELKPVPFTQPTAANVETLRENFATPIQNQIRKDVTRYRYGQQAHLDDTLERLGLSATDEERPLLQGLREAEVAGSYALILEFDSPFVSLETWQQKQEKIEKFFGPGIRVELTQPSEKYIDLALIATAKEKQM from the coding sequence ATGTTACGTCAAACGTCTTTGGGAAGCTTGGGTTTATGGATTGGCGGGTTCCTCACCATTGTTGGCTTCGGTGCCTATTTTTCTGACAATGCCACATTAAATTTAGCCGGCTTTTTTTATGGAATTCCCCTCCTGTTGGGAGGCTTAGCGCTGAAAGCCTCAGAACTCAAGCCAGTTCCTTTCACTCAGCCAACTGCGGCAAACGTCGAGACACTGCGGGAGAATTTTGCCACCCCAATTCAAAATCAGATTCGCAAAGACGTGACTCGATATCGTTACGGTCAACAAGCCCATCTTGATGATACGCTTGAGCGTTTAGGACTTAGCGCCACCGACGAGGAACGTCCTCTGCTACAGGGCTTAAGGGAAGCCGAGGTTGCCGGTAGCTACGCTTTAATTTTAGAATTTGACTCGCCGTTCGTTTCCTTAGAAACTTGGCAGCAAAAACAGGAGAAAATTGAGAAATTCTTCGGCCCTGGCATCCGAGTGGAATTGACCCAGCCATCTGAAAAGTATATTGACCTTGCTTTAATTGCCACTGCCAAGGAAAAACAGATGTAG
- a CDS encoding chlororespiratory reduction protein 7, which translates to MSNPLLFQEDHFVVLETNQPEKFLTPEELLDKLKKILSQRQHELPRDLQKFTSVDTQAEYLLDTSCELDVGPGEFLQWYAVRLEK; encoded by the coding sequence ATGTCAAATCCTTTACTGTTTCAAGAAGACCATTTTGTGGTTTTAGAAACGAACCAACCCGAAAAGTTTCTGACTCCTGAGGAACTTTTAGATAAGCTTAAAAAAATCTTGTCCCAGCGTCAGCACGAACTGCCACGGGATCTACAGAAGTTTACGTCTGTGGATACGCAAGCCGAGTATTTGCTAGACACCAGCTGTGAGTTAGATGTTGGCCCTGGAGAATTTTTGCAGTGGTATGCAGTTCGTCTAGAAAAGTAA